The genomic DNA ACTGTTTGGATGAATTGCATAAAATCTTCAAAGGAGTTATCATTAAAAATTCCTCCAGCTGATTGTTTTTGAAATATTTCTTTAATATTTCTCGCAATTACATCAATATCAGAAATATTTTCAATATATCCTTCGGCTATTCCTTTTTGCAAAACAGCATTTTTTACATTTACATTAGCTAAGCTATCTCCAACAATGATTGAAATATCCGAATAATTTTTTGCAAGATAAATTATTAATTTTTCTTCATTTATTTTAATGTTTACATCCGTAATCATGATCGATATAGCATTGTTATTTAACACTTTAATTGCATCTAATCCATTAGTAGCTGAAAAAATAGTAAAAATATCTTTATAATTAGTTTCTAAACCTTTCTTTATGCTATCAATCCAGATTTGGTCATTATTTACAATAAGTAGATTCTTTAAAATAGGATTAATAAAAAGAGTTTTTTGTAAAAATTCAATAGTTTTGCTAAATGTCATGATAGTGTTAGAATTTTCAGTTTTTGCTAAGATATATTCTTTTTTTGCTTGTGTATACAATCCGACATGGAGAATCATGGCAACTATCCATATAGATAATATCGGATAAGTTGTATACACCCATACAGAATATTTTGTGAAAGCGATGTAACTTATTATAAAAAATCCAATTGTAAATAAAATAAGTGTTATTATTTGTATAAATAAATTTAATCTTGAAATTATGAATGTAACTAACAAACCTAAAAAAAAGCATGAGACAACGATAAAAAAATCAGATACAAATGGCTTAGATATAAAATCCTCTTTTAGAATATTATCTATTATATTCGCCTGTAATTCTACTCCCGGAAAGACGTTCGAAAAAGGCGTATTTATAAAATCATATAATCCAGCTGAAGTAGTTCCAATAATAACAATTTTATTCAAAAAATCTTCCTTTAGAAACTTATGTTCCATAACGTCACTAAAGGAATAATACGGAAAAGTTTTGTATCCGCCTCGATAATTTATATATTTCCAGCCCCAAATCATTGTTTTATTCATAGGGATGGGTTCAATTGAAATTACTTTTTTCCCAACTTTTATTCCTTCATCGCCATTTAACTCAAGTATATTTTCTTCATTTTCAAAATATTTTTGAACAACCTTGAAGCCGAAAGCAGGAAAATAATTTTTTTTATACTCTATTACCAATATTTCTTTTCGCGTAATACCATCTTTATCAGGTAAAACATTAATATGTCCTGAGCCATAAGATACTTCATTTAACTGTGGATAGGATAAAAAAAGGTCATATCCTTTGATAATGGGATGGGCTTTTAATTTTTCAATATTCGAAATTTTAGGAAAAGCTGCTTTTTCAGCGTTTAATCTTTTATATTTTAAAGATTCGTCTTTATTAAGGTTAAAATAAATAGGCAAAATTACTTTACCACTATTTTTCACAGAATTAACAAGCTTAACGTTTTCGTTATCTAAGGGTTTATCCTTATCCATATCAAAATAAATATCAAACGCAATAACTTTAACGCCAGACTCGTCTAATATATCAATAACGCTGGCAAACGTACTTCTTTTCCATGGCCATCTTCCTAATTTAGATATGCTGCTATCGTCGATATTTACTATTACTATATTGTTAGAGTGAGCCTGCTGCCCTCTGAGATTAAATTTCCAGTCCAGCAATTTTAGCTCTAATATATTTAAAACATTCGGATCAATAAAAGCGATAAAACTCATAAATAATGAAACCAATACGCCACTCAATATTAGTTTTTTATTTAGATAATTCATTTTATAATTAAATTCCTTTTATAGTTTTTAAGAAAAGTAAATTGGAAAAATTAAATAAACGTCGTAGGACGTCATTCCGGAAAAAATTGAAAAATGAATATTTTTCAATTTTAATCCGGAATCCAGAATAAAAGTCTTCATATTTTCTGGATTCCGGGTTAAAGTCAGAAAATCTAAATGATTTTCTGACTTTCCCCGGAATGACGATAATCCAAAATACTTTTCTTAAATACTGTAGTGCTTTTAATCTTACCAAGCTATCATTTTATTCATTTCATCATCGCGGGCTTTATTCCATTTTATCCAATTATCTGTCTGTTCATCCATTAATGGATTAAATTCTGCTTTTTTTGTGGCTCCTTGATTTGTTATTAATATTTCCTGATTTTTTTTTAGTATAATTTCTGTCCATTCTTCGAATGACACAGAATGAGGTCCAGCTACAGGTGATGGAGCTTTTAACCGCCATCCGCTATTGTTCGATTCTACTTGAGGCTTCCAAATTTTTACGGCTCCAGAATAAGTTTTAAATTTTGTATTACCTGATGAGTCAATATTGATATCATAAGCTGTCCCTTTAATTCCAGAAATAGCATTAGGAGTTTTAACTACATATTCAGAATTTGGATTAA from Desulfobacterales bacterium includes the following:
- a CDS encoding CHASE2 domain-containing protein encodes the protein MNYLNKKLILSGVLVSLFMSFIAFIDPNVLNILELKLLDWKFNLRGQQAHSNNIVIVNIDDSSISKLGRWPWKRSTFASVIDILDESGVKVIAFDIYFDMDKDKPLDNENVKLVNSVKNSGKVILPIYFNLNKDESLKYKRLNAEKAAFPKISNIEKLKAHPIIKGYDLFLSYPQLNEVSYGSGHINVLPDKDGITRKEILVIEYKKNYFPAFGFKVVQKYFENEENILELNGDEGIKVGKKVISIEPIPMNKTMIWGWKYINYRGGYKTFPYYSFSDVMEHKFLKEDFLNKIVIIGTTSAGLYDFINTPFSNVFPGVELQANIIDNILKEDFISKPFVSDFFIVVSCFFLGLLVTFIISRLNLFIQIITLILFTIGFFIISYIAFTKYSVWVYTTYPILSIWIVAMILHVGLYTQAKKEYILAKTENSNTIMTFSKTIEFLQKTLFINPILKNLLIVNNDQIWIDSIKKGLETNYKDIFTIFSATNGLDAIKVLNNNAISIMITDVNIKINEEKLIIYLAKNYSDISIIVGDSLANVNVKNAVLQKGIAEGYIENISDIDVIARNIKEIFQKQSAGGIFNDNSFEDFMQFIQTVASSKKTCTIRITNRQIWEYGALFFINGELINGRIKNLQGIEAVNKIFLWENFSCSIENRCKFKQRIIKISNIQAIIMNALRLKDEALKK